ACTGCTGCTGAAGTATGCAGTAAAGCACCCCAACGTTGCAATAGGCATAGTTGGGCCATCATGGCGGCAAACCAAGCGCATCATAGCGCGCATAGCCGCGTTGAGCAGGAAGCTTCCGTTGGGGATTGCGTTTAAGCCTCAGAAAACCCAAATTCACTTTGCGAACGGAAGCAGCATAGAAGCTTTCCCGAATAACCCTGAAACAATCCGCGGACCCACCCTCCACGTGGTGTATGCTGACGAGTTTAACTTTGTGGCTAACGACCAAGAACTCTACGACGCCATACTCTATACGCTTGGCACAACTGACGGCAAATTTGTCTGTAGCAGCACGCCGTGGCATAGCGATAGTTTATTTTTCAAGATTTTCAACCACAAAGACTTTTGTGATTTCAAAACCAGCCACGTCACCGTTGAGCGGGCTCTTAGTCCAAACGGTCCTCTCAAGCCCAATATTATTCAGCGGATTAAGACTCAGATGGGTGATGACCCAACACGTTGGCGCAGAGAAATGATGGCAGAATGGGTGGAAGACGACAACGTTTGGCTAACACAGAGCCTGATTGCTTCTTGCATTGGCACGCAACAGAACTGTGGGCAGGAGCTTCGTGAATTTGACCCGCAAACGCTCAAGAGAGGGGTCTTTTTTGCTGGGTTGGACTTGGCTCAAACACGCGATTACAGTGTCCTATCAATAGTTGAACGCGATGTCGATAGGCTCTTTCTTAGGCACCTCAAAATCTTCCCCCAACCCACAGTCTACGCCACAGTACTGGGCTACATCAAGGCACTGCAAGACCGCTGGAACGGCTTCAGACGGATTCGCGTTGATTTTACACGCGAAGGACCAAGCTTCATCGCAGACATGGAAGACGCTGGCATCAGGAACGCCGAAGGCGTCAACTTTAGCGTGCCACGCAAAAGCGAAATGGCAAGCCTGCTAAAACAAAGAATGTTAAACAAACAATTCTACTATCCACTGCTGAACTGGGAGCGACCCTACCGAGGAGACATCTGCATTGAACTCAATGTTGAGCGTTACGATTTGCGCAGGGACGGCAACGTTGGCTTCTCGCATCCGTGGGGCACACATGACGACGTTTTCTGGAGCATTGCGCTTGCGGTTTATGCGACGGCAGACATGGGACCCGAACCATTCCTAGCAGTAATCCCGCGAGAATAATTCAAAATGTCAGGTAGAGAAAGATTTGAATCTCCGTCTCTTGAGTGCAGGTCAAGCATTAAACAAATAATTCTTAATGAAGCTGTGTCTGAGACTTGTCGCGATATTGAAATACTATATGCTCGCCATTTCTCTTGTGTTTTATAGTAAAAACTTCCATATTCGATATGCGGTTGCAAAGGTGTTTCTTTAATTCAATTGCTTCCTTTGTTGATTGAAGGATGAGATTAAAGCTGCGTTCTTTTATTTGTGGATAAAATGAGCTATGTGGGTTTCCTTCACTATGAACCTCTGCCATGATTCTTAACCGTGGTCTGACTGAAGCCTTTTCAATATCCTGTGAGCAGGCTATTATTGTTTGGTCGTCTATACATCGCAGAGCCTTTTCTACTTCTTCCATTGTCTTTTTTGATGTACTGATACCTTTCTTTTCTAGATGGCGGTGATAAACATGGAGAAGCATTTCATGGAATAAGCGTTGTTTGGGTAATGTTTCAAAGAAAGCTCCATCGATTATTGAAATTTTAACTCTTTTGCTTCCCTTATTTGTTCTTACTAAGTAAAAGCATCTTCGATCAAATTTCATATATTGTTCTGTTGGCGGTAATTCTCCGTCAATAATGCTTGCTATTTTTGATACTATGTTCTTGCCATTTATGATGTCTATCTCTTCGAGAGTTTTAGTTTTTGTAGGAATTGTCGAATTGAAGGATGCAATGCTAGCGCTCTTTGAGTCCTTCAGTTCTAATAAGCTTCCACAGGAGTAAGTTGCTCCAATTTTAGTTTTAAATAAGAAATCTGGAAATCGCTGCGATTGAGAGTAAAGGATGTTTTCATTTAGCCCTTGTTTTATCAGTAGGTCGAGATTGATATTTTTCCAAAGATCACAGCCATAACTTTTTGCTTCTTTACGATTGTCTACATAAGCAAACTTTTGGTCACCGCTTTTCAAAGCTATCTCTTCAAGAGGCGAGTTAAGAATTAATTTTCCACTCTTGAGATTATTTACAATGTTAACGTATAGTTCAGCTACATCAGACAGGTCTATCATAGCAACTTCTTCTGCTCAAGGTTAGCGCTTTTAACATTCCAAATAGTGTTAAGGTTATCCGTGAATTTGTAGTAATCCCTGTATTTTTCGACTCTATCTGGTGGTCTTATAAAGTTCAATCTCTTTTTAATCAAAGCTACATGCGCTGGATCAAGTTCCAACCCAATTGAGTTACGTTCGAGCTGCTTTGCTACTACCAGTGTTGTGCCCGTTCCTGCAGTAGGGTCGAGGACAACATCGCCAGGTAAGCTAGATGAAAGAATTATTCTGAGAAGCAAGGAAATTGGGCTTTGTTGGGTGTGAATTCTCTTGCCTTCTTCATTTCTTATTGCTTCGTCGCCTGCAAAATAGCCCGATGTCATTTCTCTTATATCATCCCAAACATCAGTCAAATAAATTCCGTTTTCATGCTTATACTTATGCCAAGGAAGGGCTGGAGGGTCGATGCGAAGTTTATTGAATACCCTAGGCTTGTTCCCCTTTATCGCATACGCGATTATTTGATATTGTTTAGAGAAGCGAGAACCACATGGGACAGCAGACGTTTTTTTCTTCCATATTATCAGGTTCTGAAATTTCCAATTCGTCCTTCTCAGAACAGATAGGACATTTTCGACGTTTTTTTCTCGATGCATGAAATAGATCGCTCCGCCTAGCTGAGTGATTTCATATACACCTTTGAGTATCTCTTCTACCCACTCCCAGTATTTTTCGTCAGGTTGGTTGTCATCAAAAAAGCGGTAGTCTTTTCCCTGGTTATACGGTGGATCAAAGAACGTTAAATCGACA
The nucleotide sequence above comes from Candidatus Bathyarchaeota archaeon. Encoded proteins:
- a CDS encoding site-specific DNA-methyltransferase — encoded protein: MVEVSEETKENKSEIKQVQNLWHRVIEGDCIKYLIPSALGNVDLTFFDPPYNQGKDYRFFDDNQPDEKYWEWVEEILKGVYEITQLGGAIYFMHREKNVENVLSVLRRTNWKFQNLIIWKKKTSAVPCGSRFSKQYQIIAYAIKGNKPRVFNKLRIDPPALPWHKYKHENGIYLTDVWDDIREMTSGYFAGDEAIRNEEGKRIHTQQSPISLLLRIILSSSLPGDVVLDPTAGTGTTLVVAKQLERNSIGLELDPAHVALIKKRLNFIRPPDRVEKYRDYYKFTDNLNTIWNVKSANLEQKKLL
- a CDS encoding terminase family protein; amino-acid sequence: MRNYSEKEARALRPNKILPRWHELRHSSSRLRRTVEQKIQELSDDPAEFFEQTLGFKPYDYQKEFAQMFESNQFTAARWCRQSGKTQTISALLLKYAVKHPNVAIGIVGPSWRQTKRIIARIAALSRKLPLGIAFKPQKTQIHFANGSSIEAFPNNPETIRGPTLHVVYADEFNFVANDQELYDAILYTLGTTDGKFVCSSTPWHSDSLFFKIFNHKDFCDFKTSHVTVERALSPNGPLKPNIIQRIKTQMGDDPTRWRREMMAEWVEDDNVWLTQSLIASCIGTQQNCGQELREFDPQTLKRGVFFAGLDLAQTRDYSVLSIVERDVDRLFLRHLKIFPQPTVYATVLGYIKALQDRWNGFRRIRVDFTREGPSFIADMEDAGIRNAEGVNFSVPRKSEMASLLKQRMLNKQFYYPLLNWERPYRGDICIELNVERYDLRRDGNVGFSHPWGTHDDVFWSIALAVYATADMGPEPFLAVIPRE